The window TTCCTCAGATCAAGACCTTCAACGAAGCCTGCCTGATGGTGCGCAAACCAGCCCTGGAGCTTTTCACCTacctgaagagctccaactttGCCCACCCAGCTGTCAGATACCTGATCTGTATCTTTTAGCATGCCTTGATGGTAGAATGCAGGTTAAATACAAGTGGAGTTCACACAGCTGAAGGTGATGTTTTGATCCTCCTGCTGCGCCTTACAGTCATCGGGAGGTGCTTCTGCTCCATGTCTGTTGTCAGCAGAGTTAGGCTGAGGAGTCTGAAGCTTGGATGCTTTTGTTCTGTGCCAGGTTAGGGCTTGTGGCACAGAGTtacaagcagagctacaggaaTGGGAATCAGCAGCTGGGATGTAGCAGGGGGGGAGTATAGAGAAGGAACTCCTGGGGCTTGGTTTGCTGCTGACTCGATGCCAGCCTTTGTTTCACAACCTTTGAGCTTCCTCTATGCCTTGTGCAGAAGAACTGCAGTCAAGTGAGAATTAAAAGTGAGTTTTCAGAGACTTTCCTTGACACTCCTCGTTGGAGATGGTGAGAAGGGAACAGGGAAGACCATGACCCTGTGCCATGTGATTCACTACTGCACgaagcagggctggctggtgcTGCACATCCCTGATGGTAAGAGCTCCCTTCTGCTAACTCTGGAGTTAGCTGCTACAAGAGAAAggcttggggtgggggtggcaaATTACCTTTGTTTGtccagagcagagaaggcttcTGAAGCATAAACCCCTAAAATAAAGGAGAAGATAATTTGTTATTTCCATCTGCTCTCACGTGCCTATGGTCAGccttttctccctgctgcctttGAGCAAGGGGGACAGGAGACCTCCTGTGTCACCTCTGCTCTCAGTGGGGAGTGGGCACCATTTACCATCAGACTTTGCTTAGCAGTGGAGCAGAAAAAGAGACACAaacacctcccccccaccccaactcACACAATTACTTTGACTGAAAACCAAACCTAAACAACTCTTTTATTTGCCTGCAGCTCATCTCTGGGTGAaaaactgcaggcagctgctgcagtcatCCTACAAGAAGGAACGAATTGATCAGCCTCTGCAAGCAGCTGCCTGGCTCAAGAACTTCAAGATCTCAAATGAGCGCTTCCTAAAGGAGGTTTGTAGAGCCTGGCTCGGTTAGGAGCTAAGAGCTGCCCCCAGAATCATCTCTAACACGGGCAGAGAAGCAGGAATGTTGCCACTGCACTGCTTCCTTCCCAACCTGATCTTGGCTCTCTTCCTGCAGATAAAAACCCAAAGGAAATACGTGTGGGGCAAACGGGAAAGCACCGAGGAGGGGAGGCcgctgggggaggtggtggagcaggtgaggagcagcgACTGCCTCTGTGCATGCAGAAGCAATTGCTTGTAGAGGTCACACACAGAGTTGTAGGAAGTGGAAGGCAATTCCCTATCAACAGAGTGACTACAAAAACCTGTTGTGGAGCCTGTGATGGCTCTGTGAAGGAAGCTTCCTGCAGCTGGTGCTCAGAGCAGGCTCCTCTCATCTTCCCTTCCTTATGTCCCCTTCTAGAAAGGGCAGGCGGTGCCCTAAAGTGGCAGCTTTAGAGAGCAGCACAAACTCCACCCTCAGCTGTGTGCCTTTTCCTACTGCCAGGGTTTAGCCCGTGCCAGGATTGCCAGCGATGCCGTGGGGGTGGTGCTGAAGGAGgtgaggcagcactgccagctcggCTCCTTCCGACTTCTTGTGGCAGTGGACGGCGTCAACGCGCTCTGGGGGAGGACCACCCTGAAGAAGGAGGACAAAAGCCCTGTAAGATCTGCTCTGATGATGCTgcagggggaggtttaggttggatatcttCACCCAAAGGGTCATCAGGCACTGGCCAAGGCTgcacagggaagcagtggaggtgTTGCCATGCctagagatgtttaaaaggtgtttggaggaggagctgagggctgtggtctAACAGCTGCATGTAGGCAGATGTTAGGTTGtgtttggacttggtgagcttaaagtcttttccaaccaggccattctgtggttctgcattcacagagcactgaaacaggctccccagagaggttgtggagtctcctctggagactttcaagatccctctggatgcattcctgtgcaacctgcactggattctctgcttctgctttggcaggagggttggactccaaggtctccagaggtctctcccaacccctaacaccctctgAGTCTGCaagggagggcaggggaggatgttttgttcatttttaaTTGCTGAAAGAGTCACATTTGCTGCTAGCTTTGGGGGAGACACCTGCAAAGTCCATGTGGTGCTTCCTACTGAGGGAAGTTCTCTCAGCAGAAGAGCACAAACACCTTGGGccagcatttctctctctagcacAACTGTGGTCAGATGTTGAAGTGCTAAGGAAAGGAAGCTGAAGCATGAAATGatccttccagcctgctttaaaggagggaagggagatttATGTCCAGAGCCGAGACTGAGGACCAAAAGATCACagtggcagctgagtgtgaggcTTCCACCTTGGGCAATACCTTGTCACAGGATCTtgtcacaggctggaagggaccctcccagggcatcttgtccaactcccctgcacttagcagggacacctccagctagatcaggctgctcaggcctCCATCAAGCTTGACCTCAAATGCCTCCAGTTGTGGGGCCTCCAGCACcaatctgggcaacctgctccagtgcctccccactctaatagtgcagaacttcctcctcatgtccaacctaaacctaccttgctctagcttcaaaccattgctcctcatcctatcaccacgaGTCCTTGGGAAGAGCTTTGCTGTAGTTCTGGTGAAGCATCCAATAGCTTTGATCTCTAACTGTGGCTACATGAGGAATTACAGAACCACTTCCCAGGGTTCctgtctggaacaggctgtctctGTCTCCTGAAGTTAAGTTAAGGCAATCTTCACCAGGTTTCTCCAGAGGAGCTGACACTTGTGTACAACCTGAGGAAGATGATGATGAATAATTGGGTGAGTTCCAGCCTGTACCTTTGTGGGGGGGTGACTCTCAGCAGTTAAAGCTGTGTGCTGCCGAGCATAAAGCCACAACTCCAACAGCAGACTGTTCCTTCAGCAAAGGAGagtctgagcagaggctgacaagggtcaggatctcaccactgctgctgacatCACCcaaaaggaagcagagcaggtcAGACGGTCCCAGTGACAGTGCCAAGCTCCAGTTCATGACCCTAAGGCACAGCTGGTTAAGAACCATGATAAGAAATCCATTCTGTAGAGCTCTGGAATTGAAATGCCTCCAAGATCAAAGAGGAGACACCTGATTTCTTTCACTTCACCTCTACGCTGTCACATCGACTGCATTTGCAGCTCAAAGGGTTTCTACTCTCCCTTGCAGAGCGGAGGAGCTGTTGTGGCAACCCTCAGCCAGACTGGCTCGCTCTTCAAACCCAGCTCTGCCTATCTgcctcaggagctgctgggaaaggTGAGGCACAGGCTGCGGTGGGGGCAAGCGAACTGCTGCCGGGGGCGGACCTGGCTTCGGTGTTCTTCAgatcctgcacatctttagtcTCCTCTGCGGTGGCTCCACTCGAGCTGGTTCGGGCCCGGGCTGCAGTCTCCCAGGCAGCTCCCGCAGGAGGAGCAGGCAATGCCAGGACCTCACCTTTGGCTCTCCTCCCCAGGAGGGCTTCGATGCTCTGGACCCCTTCGTCCCCATCCCGGTCCCCAACTACAGTCCGATGGAGTTCGAGAGCTGCTACCGCTACTACCTCGACCGCAAGTGGCTACAGCACGAGAGAGGTCAGCGCCCGCCCGACGGGAGCCTgccggggctggggaggggtcctgGGGCGGGCCAGGGTCCTGCGGAGGAAGCCGCAGCCGCAATGCTCCTTCTGTCTTGCAGCGCGCACGGAGGACGGGAAGGAGGAGCTGCGGTTCCTGAGCGGCTCCAACCCGCGGCAGCTGGAGCGGCTCGCAGCACCTCTCTAGCGCAATAAACGGCGGCGGCGGAGCCTCCCCCGGTCCTGTCTCTCCGTCTCCGTGTCCTCCGGGGCGCGCTTCCGCCCGGCCGTGGCGCAGTTCCGCCCGGCCGTGACGCACTCCCGGGGCCCGGCGGCGCGGCGCGGTGCGGTGCGGGGCACGCCGCCATGCCCGGCCAGGCGGTAACGCTGCAGCTCGGCCACTACGCGGGCTGCGTGGGCGCACACTGGTGGGGGCTGCAGGTGCGGAGCGGGAGCGCCACCGGGGGTGGGGTCGGGGCGAGTTGAGGAGCGGGTCTGAGCCGCAGCCTTTCCGCCGCAGGCCGCCGAGCTCCGCAGCCCCGCCGAGCTCCGCAGCCCCGCCGAGCTCTGCCCCGCCGAGCTCTGCCCCGCCGCGCTGCTCCGCACCGAGCAGGAGCCGGGCGGGCAGGAGACGTTCACGCCGCGCTTGGTGGCGCTGGAGCTGAAAGGTACCGGGAGGCGGGAGGGGAGCGGCTTCGCCCCGCGCCGAGCCTGCCGTGATCGCGCTCTCTCGTAGGCGGCGTGGGCGGGCTGCGGCTCGGCGGTGCGGACCCGGAGGCACCGGtagcctggtgagtgtggggcggCAGCGGGAGCGGGCGCGGGGTCGCCGCCAGCAGCTGCCGCCGGTTTGTGTCGTAGGGATGGGGAGGTCGACGCCTACCTGGAGTGCGACTCGGGCGGGAGCGCCGCGCCGCGGGACGCCGGGAGCCGGACGGTGAGGGCGGGCGAGGGGGCACGGGGCGGGGGCGACCGCAGCCTCCCCCGCGGGTTCTCGGTCTTTGCTGGGAGCTCCTGCGCGGAGGGCGAGGCGAAGCATCGCTAACAGCCACCCCCGGTCCCTTCCCTAGGGAGGCGCTTCCAGCGGTGGGAAGCGAAGCCGCAGCGCTGCCGCCCCAGGTCCGTGCACCTCTTCTCTGTCGCTTGTGTGGGCTGTGTCCAGCGTCGCTGTCCTGGGAGGCGCTTTGGGGTAGTTGCTGCTGTCAGTGAGCTGCAGAAGGTCCTGCAAGGGAGAGCTGAGGGTGGACAACTCTCAGGGAGTGCAGgcgaggggagagggaaaagcaagggaggagatttcTTTGCTTCCAGCAAGgttaaaagcctggatggggggAAA is drawn from Pogoniulus pusillus isolate bPogPus1 chromosome 43, bPogPus1.pri, whole genome shotgun sequence and contains these coding sequences:
- the DAP3 gene encoding small ribosomal subunit protein mS29 isoform X2, producing MLRSLKGLVCHPRKLDHACALHTAARDCLSAIVTQDVQTPAERPRAVFYTSESDPAKHTEQHEGRHYSIPLEELKVVFPQGLPPRFQQQIKTFNEACLMVRKPALELFTYLKSSNFAHPAVRYLIYGEKGTGKTMTLCHVIHYCTKQGWLVLHIPDAHLWVKNCRQLLQSSYKKERIDQPLQAAAWLKNFKISNERFLKEIKTQRKYVWGKRESTEEGRPLGEVVEQGLARARIASDAVGVVLKEVRQHCQLGSFRLLVAVDGVNALWGRTTLKKEDKSPVSPEELTLVYNLRKMMMNNWSGGAVVATLSQTGSLFKPSSAYLPQELLGKEGFDALDPFVPIPVPNYSPMEFESCYRYYLDRKWLQHERARTEDGKEELRFLSGSNPRQLERLAAPL
- the DAP3 gene encoding small ribosomal subunit protein mS29 isoform X1, which gives rise to MGALLPSVPLGGFTSRAPLSVVSGSGEMLRSLKGLVCHPRKLDHACALHTAARDCLSAIVTQDVQTPAERPRAVFYTSESDPAKHTEQHEGRHYSIPLEELKVVFPQGLPPRFQQQIKTFNEACLMVRKPALELFTYLKSSNFAHPAVRYLIYGEKGTGKTMTLCHVIHYCTKQGWLVLHIPDAHLWVKNCRQLLQSSYKKERIDQPLQAAAWLKNFKISNERFLKEIKTQRKYVWGKRESTEEGRPLGEVVEQGLARARIASDAVGVVLKEVRQHCQLGSFRLLVAVDGVNALWGRTTLKKEDKSPVSPEELTLVYNLRKMMMNNWSGGAVVATLSQTGSLFKPSSAYLPQELLGKEGFDALDPFVPIPVPNYSPMEFESCYRYYLDRKWLQHERARTEDGKEELRFLSGSNPRQLERLAAPL